A genomic window from Anopheles ziemanni chromosome X, idAnoZiCoDA_A2_x.2, whole genome shotgun sequence includes:
- the LOC131290641 gene encoding trithorax group protein osa-like, with product MIDNGYSYVTRDNLRYTDLNDGRSYIQMGTLSSPMATNRGLVEYDTSVSHLTNHRPYEPAPQTAFERYDTAYAPQRSNLYPSAAAAAAAYGYGQPSIIDDEQKYLTADSTPHPESQQPQPPHPHHHHHHLGLVSPASDSRPHHTMMKVELDETTGPIYPRPMYHYDPSACATTMPPGFSAINLSVKESSPPLPPYKASSGSPSPSGRRAGDERVNKLAPASPEPEPSPVQRRNSSPPSSLDLSSNTSGGTSPQFQTNRQSAAPTNGSNPATAPAPNSNGNGVYTSEVSDNRAPPDVNGNDYNGGAERPLGMGFARPQPPSAPYSRESTPDSGGSYYADSYRDQSGYSPHASYGMVVQPDYSNGYPGYAPNAYQYSGPYASSLGTTVYPPSVPSAYPASSSASFVAPPSLGQHIAPHDNLLKAGSFLCSLTGYQRLERPQFPSQSQELKCPTPGCDGSGHATGNYSSHRSLSGCPRASKPKSKPRDGQESEPLRCPIPGCDGSGHSTGKFLSHRSASGCPIAFRNKMHILENGGTIEQAKAAMAQAAAGKFEPFTCPTPGCDGNGHVDGTFSTHRTVASCPTAQGQQAPSSKKPRYADTDTVLGGLGSATAKSFNDLASGYNPGVKMAGPGPLLVGPPHPALPPQPAPAPAQSTVLPGLGHPGVGVGGHGVGSQEHASPAPVGSTPAAVAAATDSSTGAGGSADSGAEDILALDEEITELKRENARVELQMLRLKSNINAMESQLNNNVGHEPKLLEIGTRGIT from the exons ATGATCGACAACGGGTACTCGTACGTGACGCGCGATAATCTGCGCTACACGGACCTCAACGATGGCCGCTCGTACATCCAGATGGGCACACTCTCCTCTCCAATGGCGACCAACCGTGGGCTGGTGGAGTACGACACCTCGGTCAGTCACCTCACGAACCATCGCCCGTACGAGCCGGCCCCACAGACGGCCTTTGAGCGCTACGACACCGCATATGCGCCGCAGCGCTCCAACCTATATCCGTcggctgcggcggcggcggctgcgtACGGCTACGGCCAGCCGTCCATCATTGATGACGAACAGAAGTATCTTACGGCCGACAGTACACCACATCCGGAG tCTCAGCAACCCCAACCGCCCCATccacaccatcaccatcatcatctcgGACTGGTATCACCTGCGTCGGACTCGCGTCCACACCACACTATGATGAAGGTCGAGCTGGACGAGACGACCGGGCCAATCTATCCGCGCCCGATGTACCACTACGATCCGTCCGCCTGCGCCACGACTATGCCACCCGGCTTTTCGGCGATCAATCTCAGCGTGAAGGAGAGCAGCCCTCCGCTGCCGCCGTACAAGGCCAGCTCCGGCAGTCCCTCGCCGAGCGGACGCCGGGCCGGCGATGAGCGGGTGAATAAGCTAGCACCCGCTAGCCCGGAACCGGAGCCAAGCCCGGTGCAACGACGCAACAGTAGCCCCCCATCGTCGCTGGACCTGAGCTCCAACACCAG TGGAGGCACCAGTCCCCAATTCCAGACGAACCGCCAGAGTGCGGCCCCTACCAACGGTAGCAACCCAGCCACCGCCCCTGCACCCAACAGCAACGGTAACGGCGTGTATACGAGCGAGGTGTCGGACAACCGGGCGCCCCCAGATGTTAACGGCAACGACTACAATGGCGGGGCAGAGCGTCCGCTCGGTATGGGCTTTGCCCGACCGCAGCCACCGTCTGCTCCGTACAGCCGAGAGTCAACGCCGGATAGCGGCGGCTCCTACTACGCGGACAGCTATCGCGATCAAAGTG GCTATAGTCCACATGCCAGCTACGGGATGGTGGTGCAACCGGACTACTCCAACGGCTATCCGGGGTACGCTCCGAACGCCTACCAGTACAGCGGCCCGTACGCCAGCTCGCTCGGCACGACCGTCTACCCGCCGTCAGTGCCCTCAGCCTACCCGGCGAGCTCGAGCGCCAGCTTCGTGGCGCCACCGTCCCTGGGCCAGCATATAGCGCCGCACGATAACCTGTTGAAGGCTGG TTCTTTCCTGTGCAGTCTCACCGGCTACCAGCGCCTGGAGCGGCCGCAGTTTCCCTCTCAATCGCAGGAGCTGAAGTGTCCAACTCCGGGCTGCGACGGCTCGGGTCATGCGACCGGCAACTACTCGTCCCACCGCAGCCTGTCCGGTTGTCCGCGCGCCTCGAAACCCAAGAGCAAGCCACGCGACGGTCAGGAGTCGGAACCCCTGAG ATGCCCCATCCCGGGATGCGACGGTTCTGGCCACTCGACGGGCAAGTTTCTCTCACACCGAAG TGCGTCCGGCTGCCCGATCGCGTTCCGCAACAAGATGCACATCCTGGAGAACGGCGGCACGATCGAGCAGGCGAAGGCGGCGATGGCGCAGGCCGCGGCCGGCAAGTTCGAGCCGTTCACCTGCCCGACGCCGGGCTGCGACGGCAACGGGCACGTCGACGGTACCTTCAGCACGCACCGCACCGTCGCCAGCTGCCCGACGGCCCAGGGCCAGCAGGCGCCGTCCAGCAAGAAGCCGCGCTACGCCGACACCGACACCGTGCTGGGCGGGCTGGGGTCCGCCACGGCCAAATCCTTCAACG ATCTGGCATCGGGCTACAACCCGGGTGTCAAGATGGCGGGCCCCGGCCCGCTGTTGGTGGGGCCACCGCACCCGGCCCTTCCGCCGCAGCCAGCGCCGGCCCCGGCCCAGTCCACGGTACTGCCTGGCCTCGGCCACCCGGGCGTCGGCGTTGGCGGCCACGGCGTCGGCTCGCAGGAGCACGCCTCACCGGCCCCGGTCGGATCGACGCCggccgccgtcgccgccgccaccgactCGTCGACCGGCGCCGGCGGCTCGGCGGACAGCGGCGCCGAAGACATTCTCGCCCTCGACGAGGAGATAACCGAGCTTAAGCGGGAGAATGCCCGCGTCGAGCTGCAGATGCTGCGGCTCAAGTCGAACATTAACGCGATGGAGTCGCAGCTGAACAACAACGTCGGCCACGAGCCGAAGCTGCTCGAGATCGGGACGCGTGGTATCACATGA